Proteins found in one Ctenopharyngodon idella isolate HZGC_01 chromosome 16, HZGC01, whole genome shotgun sequence genomic segment:
- the LOC127497823 gene encoding uncharacterized protein LOC127497823: MESKLMILVVCMIGCAVSCIKAHDYPSTNLTSKITNNECGKTKQCLDSPEGCDPSGSSQCFFTSVTLTNISITVELSGSSTGYIALAAGLTSNVSQNHNIIFVCGNNGSFFFRTTRLFSNTLEITNTPNVTNIQGSIQSSLIQCVFSIPIDEKITPYLSYVSGSHFNASDIANSHIPVFLDIFNGSTNGTELGTPTSVLQSSVLVNLTNVNSTNVVITPASTPASTPASTPSSTPASTPASTSASTPARTTASTPASTPARTTASTPASTPSSTPASTSASTPASTPASTPARTTASIPASIPARTTASTPSSTPSSTPASTPASTPARTTASTPASTPASTPAHSNASISLTSHGTELGTPTSVLQSSVQVNLTDVTSTNVVSTPASTPASTTTSTTTKTTTKTPAHSNASISFTSLLSHAAICFLSIFLHLI; the protein is encoded by the exons ATGGAGAGTAAGCTGATGATTTTAGTGGTTTGTATGATTGGCTGTGCAGTGTCTTGCATTAAGGCTCATGACTACCCATCAACAAATTTGACT TCCAAAATCACCAACAATGAGTGTGGAAAAACCAAACAGTGTTTGGACAGCCCTGAAGGATGTGATCCTTCGGGTAGCTCTCAGTGTTTCTTCACCTCAGTTACCTTAACTAACATCAGCATCACGGTTGAGCTCAGTGGCAGCTCTACCGGTTACATCGCTTTAGCAGCTGGACTGACATCTAATGTGTCTCAG aatcaCAATATCATCTTTGTCTGTGGCAATAATGGCAGTTTTTTCTTCCGAACTACAAGGCTCTTCAGTAATACACTGGagatcacaaataca CCTAATGTAACCAATATCCAGGGTTCCATACAGTCAAGCTTGATTCAGTGTGTTTTCAGCATCCCCATTGATGAAAAAATCACACCCTACCTAAGCTATGTCAGCGGCTCACATTTCAACGCCAGCGACATTGCTAACTCCCACATTCCCGTATTCCTTGACATCTTTAATGGTTCAACAAATG GAACTGAGCTGGGAACACCAACAAGTGTACTTCAGTCGTCTGTCCTGGTTAATCTAACCAACGTGAATTCTACTAATGTTGTAATCACCCCAGCTAGCACCCCAGCTAGCACTCCAGCTAGCACCCCATCTAGCACTCCAGCTAGCACCCCAGCTAGCACCTCAGCTAGCACTCCAGCTAGAACCACAGCTAGCACCCCAGCTAGCACTCCAGCTAGAACCACAGCTAGCACTCCAGCTAGCACCCCATCTAGCACCCCAGCTAGCACCTCAGCTAGCACTCCAGCTAGCACCCCAGCTAGCACTCCAGCTAGAACCACAGCTAGCATTCCAGCTAGCATTCCAGCTAGAACCACAGCTAGCACCCCATCTAGCACCCCATCTAGCACTCCAGCTAGCACCCCAGCTAGCACTCCAGCTAGAACCACAGCTAGCACCCCAGCTAGCACTCCAGCTAGCACTCCAGCTCATTCAAATGCCAGCATCTCACTCACCAGTCATG GAACTGAGCTGGGAACACCAACAAGTGTACTTCAGTCGTCTGTTCAGGTTAATCTAACTGATGTGACTTCTACTAATGTTGTAAGCACCCCAGCTAGCACTCCAGCTAGCACCACAACTAGCACCACAACTAAGACCACAACTAAGACCCCAGCTCATTCAAATGCCAGCATCTCATTCACCAGCCTATTGAGTCATG CTGCAATTTGCTTTCTTAGCATCTTCTTGCATCTGATCTGA